AAAATAGCtacataaagtttaaaaaaagaaaatagaataAGAAATCTTCAATTATgactattgttattaaaattgacatTATTGTTCAAGGGTCGTTGCACTCACTAGCAGGTATTTTCGCTTCCATATCCGGATCGGCCACATATTTCAAGTTTTCGGTTATCCTCTCCAATTGCggattaatacaatcacagcaACCTGGTTGTACCTTCCGTGAAACGAAGCAAAATTTCAACTCTCAGTCAAAGATACACGAGCGAGAATTACCCGCAAGAACAAACACAATGTTCAAGCATACTAAGAATAAATATGCCAGGATACATAGGCCGTCCTTGTGCCTCTGGCATTCCTCGAAGCTGAAATATTTCTTGTTCCAGTGAAGCACGTGTCCTTCCATGGAGTACCTTAcggatatttaagaaattttaataaatatttaagaaatgttttgatatttttgatattttggtgTTGATGTTTGGCGTTGATATTGTGGGGAAGTTTTTACCAGGTGCCGTTTATGGTGTGTTCAGCGCCCCTGCAGTTGTCCTCGCCCCAGTGGAAATGAGCCTCGACGAGCTCGTAAACGTCGCCTGCTAGAGGACCGCCGGAAATGGTGGATGGAATTCGGTCGCCAGTTAGGATTATCTTTGCTGCGGGTTTAAGTATGTGTAAATATGGTGATTGGTGAAGAAGAGAGATTTTTAATATGTGGGGGAtttatttagggatgtggagatttggaaatttaaggatttggaaaatttagagatttggaaattggagatttggcaatttaaggatttagatatttagaggtttgggagtttgtgctttggaaaattagagatttgacaatttaggaatttggatatttagtggtttggaagttttgggatttggaaaattttgaaatttgaaagtttagagatttggaagttttgggatttggaaaattttgagatttggaaaactagagatttggcaatttagggatatggatatttagaggtttggaagttttgggatttggaaaattttgaaattttgaaattggagatttggcaatttaggaatttggatatttagaggtttggaagttttgggatttggaaaattttgaaatttgaaagtttagagatttggaagttttgggatttggaaaattttgagatttggaaaactagagatttggcaatctagggacttggaaatttagaaatttggaagatttaagatttggaaaattctgagatttggaaattggagatttggcaatttacggatttagatatttagaggtttggaagttttgtgctttggaaaattagagatttgacaatttaggaatttggatatttagaggtttggaagttttgggatttggaaaattttgaaatttgaaagtttagagatttggaagttttgggatttggaaaattttgagatttggaaaactagagatttggcaatctagggacttggaaatttagaaatttggaagttttaagatttggaaaattagggatttgaaaatccaATAATTTGGAAGTCTGgttatttggaaagttggagatctgacaatttagggatttggaaactatTAGAGTtgaaagtttagagatttgaagaattagagatttggcaatttagggatttggaaaattttgacatttgaacgtttagggatttggacatttacaaaacttaaaaatatgaaaattgcaaatttacctGTGCTACCAGTATTGTATAAACGTGCTTCTCCATCGTTCAACCAATGACCATTCATAACAAGGGGTGGATATTGGCGTTCTCGTACAAATTCATCGTCCAAATTGATTGGTGATTGTCCAGTTGTTGGTAATCCTTTATAAAGTACAGATACATTGTCTATCTATTGTCTATACATTATCtatcttttttaatattgtatataacctaaaaataaacgctaacaaatcattttatttagtTACCTATTAGTCCTGTGTATTCTGACATTGTTATGGTATTTGCTGAAATTTTATCTGATTTTAATCTTCATAGTTCAATGCATgtttaaaagtttattttttgCTATTAGATTTCATGGTAAAAAAGTACTTATTGAGTTACTGTATTCATTAGCGAAATAGAGGTTATTGTGTAGAGTGACAACTGATAAACAAACATTAGAAAAATATCTAGATCTTTTAACACTAGTAACTTTTGATATTAAtatactgttatttattataatattatttattaaattaatgtattaaatattatttatatgttataataataatatacatttgcTTTTAGTATTACATATATTGTAAttcacattttaaaattgaaagcttTTGGAGTATTTTACTGAAGAAAAACAGCTATGTaatgttacttttatttttcgtttttatACAAGCCTATaagctgaaaattatttttataaattgtaaactaaattatttttaaagtacGTAGCTCCTATAAATTCTaaactaaattattttcatagcTCATagttttttttaacttaaatgGTTTGCAGTTTGAACTCATTTCAAtgtcttaaaaaaaaaagggacgtgattaattttaatactagtTCTGTCGACAAATAGCAAGTATTACGCGAATTGctacgaaattttattattagttaCACAGTCTATAAgagtagccatattgttctttaCGCTACAGCTTCGTCGGTAGCGTAGTAAACTATTCTTCTCTGAAGACGTTGCTGTTCCCTGCAATTGttcaatatattttgtaattttccgtTATAGAGACCTCTGAATGCATCGATCTGTGATAAAAgtgaagaaaaatatattaaaattagattGCAACTAATTCAAACTcagtttatattatattagtcCTTTTGTGGTCATTGCTATGATTATTGGCTCAACATAGTAATTGTTTGGTGTCACCTGTCGAGTTGATATTTTCGTTGCAGTCGATGAAACGATCCAAAGAGCGCATTCGTTGTATGGATAAGTTGTGAGCGATCCTGGATAAGTATAGTAACCGCGTCCCATACATGCGTCCATCATCCACAGTAAACAACCTGGCAAGAGAACATTTTATGAACCATTAATTATATCGGAGTACAATGtttgttacaaatattatttatacgttTATACATTCAGATATTTATGAGATTACAGAAATATAGATTttggtatttataaaaatataagttcacttagaaatttggaaatttggaaatttaggaatttaccaatttaccaatttaccaatttaccaatttaccaatttaccaatttaccaatttaccaatttatcaatttaccaatttgtcaatttaccaatttgtcaatctaccaattcacaaatttaaaaatttacaaatttggtaaattaggaatttagtaactcaacaatttagaaatttacaaatttagtaaattaaaaatgtgttaACATAAATACttagcaattaaaaaatgtacaagtttaaaagtttacaagtttacaagtttacaagtttacaagtttacaagtttgcaTGTTTACATGTtgacaaatatccaaatttataaattgcacaAGATATGATGTACGTACTGGGTGAAATTTCAGTGTTGGTTCCTGCTCTCTTGATTTTCCGCAAGTTATCCGTAATTGGTGCTAGAGAAGGATTATCCGGGATTCCGGGGCAACCGACGACCTATTGAAATGCATATTACAGATCAATCGATTGGATTAATTGTTACGCATACTCGTACTTGCATAAGGCACGACAATATCGCGATCCCATTGAATTTGTCTATGCACTTATCTATAGAACCGTAACGAGTGTTCCAATGCATTACTTGAGCCTCCATGGAATACCtacatcaaaattatttaaatcgcTCGTAgtcaatattcaaaaattataattaataacggTATGAGAGAGATTATAGAAAAATcagaataatatacaataatataaaatactataaaatagtATGAAATACTAAAGTTACTATCATTTAAACTCGTCAATTTAACCTTTCTTCAAATAGCTacttcttaattattaaattaataattaattgcaaaaATGATCTGTACATTGAACAATCTGAGATATGTTATTGTCAAAATCGATTGGACGTGTTTCCATAATTTCTAACCCATATTTCCTAACCAAATGCCGTCTATGGTGTGCTCGCAGCCATTGGAATTCTCAGGACCCCAACGGAATTGCGCGTTCATAAACTGAAACTCGTCGCCGCCCAAAGGACCACCTCGCATGTATGGCATTTGAGTTCTATTTGGAAATTCGATGGTCACTAAAAATCATGAAATAAGTcacttttaataaatgtaaaacaaaTTAAAGTTTCAATGTAAAACAGGAATTTCAATATCAAagtaaaatgtagaaaatatatgTTTGAATTTAAGAAAACGTAGACCTGGGGAGGAACTTAGATCTTGCATGAATCAAATCTATCTATGTGAATTAAGGGACAAACTGAAGTAAAACTAAATTTAGAATAAACTTACAAGATTTGCAAGAATTataaaccttgagaaattgaatcCTAGGGAAATTcgaatttatgaataatataaatctGGACCTTGCATgaattatgtataataatgtgTATTAGAAGAAATAATGCAAATATTATTCCTAAAATTGAAAGCAATCTTGAAGAACCTTAAATTGTCTAATAACCCTAAGTCCAAATGTATCTTTCATCTAACCATGTGTATCACaagaaataatacaaatattatttctaaaattgaaagcaATCTTGAAGAACTTTAAATTGCCTAATAACCCTAAGTCTAAATGTATCTTTCATCTAACCATGTATCagaagaaataatataaatattatttccaaaattgaaagcAATCTTGAGGAACTTTAAATTGCCTAATAACCCTAAGTCCAAATGTATCTTTCATCTAACCATGTATCACaagaaataatacaaatattatttctaaaattgaaagcaATCTTGAAGAACCTTAAATTGCCTAACAACCCTAAGTCCAAATGTGtcttttataatacaatttttgacAATTACCTGTTCTTCCCGTATTAGTCATCGTGGCAGAGCCTTCATGCGACCAATAGTTGGTTAATAATAGGGGTGgaaattttttggtccatgtgGATACCTTGTTTAGGTCAATCGGTGACTGTCGCCATTTAGGTAACCCCGTGGATGATGTCGACACGATTGCAACAGTCTTCGACTCTTATGATATTAATTCAATTATTGTTAAAGTACGCAAGTTTAAGAGaatataattaattcaattctATTTTGCTTACGTTGTTTTCTTCCCTTGATTAACATCTTTGGTATCAGATAAATTTTGTTAGATTGAAATTTGATGTCAGATGTTGTACAGTATTTTAGTTATATAGTCGGAAATAAGCTTGAAGAAATGTTATGTTATTAGCTCCATGTTTTGACGTTTACTGTGAAGATTGTTACACATTGCGTAGTTTTTAATGAAATAGTACTCTAGCTAATCAATGTTCAAATATGACTTCATTGAGAAAAATGATGGTCAATTGAAATAGCAATAATATTCGTAGATTGAGCAGGTGTTAAGTTTAATTTACAAAAGGCATTTTCGAAACTGATGAGCCATACAATTTTCCAAAACGTGTATGACACCTTTAAAGGCGAGTTGCTTTACTATGCATTTTATATTACAGAAGGATGATTGTAGGGAAATATATGAAAAGATAAGTTCCAAAATGAATTAACATTGCCTTTTTGAAGTCTTTCCATGcatataattgtttatttagccgtaaaaatcaatattaattgaattcgatttAAAATcgtacaagtggcgccatctctccggcgaacagggtgaactacacacttttggaaCAGCACTTTAATTAGTTCCATTTTCTGCCGCTAGACGGCGCCACAAGCGCAAGTAGCGCCACCTGGTGGCAAAAAATTGAACTAATTACAGAGCTGttccaaaagtgtgtagttcaacccgttcgccggagagatggcgccaccagtaaaattttaaatcaatttcaattaattttgatttttttcTGTTAAATACGCAAAAATATGCGTTAAATTGCTTTAGAAAAGCAACATAATTATCTTCAGAACATTTCACAAGTTATATTAACGAAATACAATAGCTtgaaatcacaaaattctcTAATCAAAGTCGCGTTATAAATCTGtatctatttattattattacaaagtcactaatacaaaaataataaaaatacatttctgTTTTCACAATTTACCCCTAAAATTTGAACATCCTCTGtcactataattttttttaattcatagaccatatgtatattaaaatcaATTCGTACCAAGTTCAAACAATCTATAACTAAAGTCTCTACCCTGAAGTCAGACAGAAACGTTTCCTGTTACTTAAACTGAACAGAAGGTTATTTTCTAACACTTCTAAAATTTACAAGTACAATCTTGTATTCGTGTGTAATTATATCAAAACACGTACGATAGCAAGATAATCGtttcgaagaaaataaaaatgattaacatTTCAGTGTCAGAGTTCATGATTTTATGCAGCACTATTCTTCTGATCTGTAAGTCATACAACTAGAGCAATCATTTAAATACattgcaaaatatataatatattatatttaattttatccagtcaatataaatacaaatcatataaattataatttataaacattatttaagAATCAATATGCCTGGCAATTATGTGAAGTaatgtatattttgttaaaaaatgtatgactacattttattttaatttattaaaattttttataataatgcaAGATATGAACCGTTTATATTGTGGTGTAAGTTCAGTTGCATGAATAtacagtattttacaatatttaacttgtatagtatttataacaaattacaCATCGATCAATCAAAAAAATTGCTGAATAACCAGTTTTGATAATGacctatatttttacattgacAATTctcattttcttaaaataaatgaaaatgctTTTACACCACTTCCAAAATAAACGAGCCATACAGGGTATGTCACAACTACTGTAAAActctgaaatgggaggtagctgacgttattctgaataagattcccctttgtaaaaatggggttggaagctttgtttttgaattattaaggaaaaacactgaCGCGTAGAAATGAGGggagtagagaatataacgcgtggaattacaacgcgtggaaatagggggcaTAGGGaacataacgcgtggaattacgccgcgtggagattcaacgcgtggaaatacgggacgTAGGGGatatgatgcgtggaaataggggcgtagggaatataacgcgtggaattacgccgcgtggagatccaacgcgtggaaatacgggacgTAGGGGatatgatgcgtggaaataggggcgtAAGGAATATAGCGCGTGCAATTACGctgcgtggagattcaacgcgtgtaaatacggggcgtaggggatatgatgcgtggaaataggggcgtaaggaatatagcgcgtggaattacgccgcgtggaaatacggtgcgtaggggatatgacgcgtgtaaatacggggcgtaggggatatgacgcgtggaaatagaggcgtagggaatataacgcgtggaattacgccgcgtggagattcaacgcgtggaaatacgggacgtaggggatatgacgcgtggaaataggggcgtagggaatataacgcgtggaaatagaggcgtagggaatataacgcgtggaattacgccgcgtagagatttaacgcgtggaattacgccgcatggagatttaacgcgtggaaatacgggacgtaggggatatgacgcgtggaaatagaggcgtagggaatataacgcgtggaattacgccgcgtggagattcaacgcgtggaaatacggttcGTAGGGGatatgatgcgtggaaataggggcgtagggaatataacgcgtgcaattacgccgcgtggagatttaACACGCGGAAATACGGGGCGtcgaatcacgtcagctacctcccatttcaaggacctacatcaattatgagacaccctgtatgttgtGAAACTATCAATATGCCTGATAATTGTGTTTTATCGCATTATTATGTTCCCTGAACTGCGTCGTTCAAGTTCTGCTGCTGACCGAAGTTCTTGATTGGACGCAACTGGTCCCGTGGGTGGAAAGCGAGTGCTTTCCTTCGTTCACATTTGATTACACAGATCGAAATGGACCACACACGTGGAAAGTGTTATACCCTGATAGTAGCGGCAATAATCAATCGCCAATAAACATTACAACACGATCGGCTGTCGTGGTGCAACCGTCAGAACCTCTTCATTGGGTTGGATACGATAAGGGACCGTTATCCATGGTTATATTGAACAATGGAAATAATGGTGATATTTCatcgaatgaaaatttattaccgTAGTGTTTataagtaatattatttatttataatcattTACAATCGACGTTAAACActtatgaagaagaagaagaagaatgttTAATTAAGGATAATTCGTTTAATAGTAAAGTATGCTCATAGGTTTTTTATTATTGGGGTGAGGAGAGAGATTGGCgggataatttgaaatttatgtaattttaatatttcaaatttgggaaattagaggattgggaaattagggaattgagaaattagggaattgagaaattagagaattgggaaattgaggaattacgaaattgggaaattagggattcggggaattagggattcggggaattagagattcggggaattagggagtcggggaattagggagtcggggaattaaggaattgggaaattagggaattcggaaattagagaattggggaattagggaatcggggaattagagagtcgGGGAGTTAGTGAGTCGAGGAACTagcgaattgggaaattagataatttggaattagggaatttgaaaattgggaaattgggaaattggaaaattggaaaattggaaaaattgggaaattgggaaattggaaaattggaaaattgataaattggaaaattggaaaattgagaaattgagaaattgagaaaactgagaaaactgagaaattgagaaattgagaaaactgagaaattgagcaattgagaaattgagaaaactgagaaattgagaaattgggaaatatataaaatcaagcatcgatatttctataatttcttcattacataattatttaacttgCAGTCATAGTAAACACCTCATGGGGAAGGTTTAGTCGTCCCTACGTTGAAGGTGGATCATTGACTGATAGCTATGACCTCTGCTCACTGGTGTTTCATTGGGGTCAATCAAACGATGAAGGCAGTGAACACACTATAGATTATGTTCGCTACCCCATGGAACTGCAAGTGTGGCACATAAAACGAGAATTCAATTCATTGATGGATGCTATTACTTCTAAAACTAGCGATGCTTTACTCATCGTATCATTCTTCTTCCAggtgaaatttctaaaaataaaaaaaccaagttaaacatttttattgtaataatttcattaatttcattacataaaattattttttaattttgtttaattagtataaatattaaaaaaaattgctagtttaaggaatttagggaaaattttgcaaatttaaaaaatgtttagtttagtaaaatttgtataaattcaaagattagaaatttagggagaattttgcaaatttaaacaattttacgcTCAGCAAAATTTATAGGAATTTAgcgaaaattttgcaaatttaacaaatttaaactttattgaaaattttgccAAATTTTTATAGGGATTAAACtagtattttattacaattgttataattttacttGACATCTAATTTACAGATCACAAAT
The nucleotide sequence above comes from Megachile rotundata isolate GNS110a chromosome 13, iyMegRotu1, whole genome shotgun sequence. Encoded proteins:
- the LOC100881104 gene encoding carbonic anhydrase 2, coding for MSEYTGLIGLPTTGQSPINLDDEFVRERQYPPLVMNGHWLNDGEARLYNTGSTAKIILTGDRIPSTISGGPLAGDVYELVEAHFHWGEDNCRGAEHTINGTWYSMEGHVLHWNKKYFSFEECQRHKDGLCILAYLFLVQPGCCDCINPQLERITENLKYVADPDMEAKIPANSLCWMRWATYCTRYYTYAGSYNVGDHPECATWIVFPVVIPIRPSDINEFRKLRDKDGKCITQNWRETQQLKCRQIYLAVPNR
- the LOC100882932 gene encoding carbonic anhydrase 1, which encodes MINISVSEFMILCSTILLIFLLLTEVLDWTQLVPWVESECFPSFTFDYTDRNGPHTWKVLYPDSSGNNQSPINITTRSAVVVQPSEPLHWVGYDKGPLSMVILNNGNNVIVNTSWGRFSRPYVEGGSLTDSYDLCSLVFHWGQSNDEGSEHTIDYVRYPMELQVWHIKREFNSLMDAITSKTSDALLIVSFFFQITNADNPYLDHIVTNLWQIVEPGSKLHIPPFPLTWISSLPENNYYTYNGSLTQPPCSEIVTWIVQPEPIAISSSQVAQFRKVCSANGPILLNCRPVQLINERNVYFYS
- the LOC100881217 gene encoding carbonic anhydrase 2-like, which encodes MLIKGRKQQSKTVAIVSTSSTGLPKWRQSPIDLNKVSTWTKKFPPLLLTNYWSHEGSATMTNTGRTVTIEFPNRTQMPYMRGGPLGGDEFQFMNAQFRWGPENSNGCEHTIDGIWYSMEAQVMHWNTRYGSIDKCIDKFNGIAILSCLMQVVGCPGIPDNPSLAPITDNLRKIKRAGTNTEISPSCLLWMMDACMGRGYYTYPGSLTTYPYNECALWIVSSTATKISTRQIDAFRGLYNGKLQNILNNCREQQRLQRRIVYYATDEAVA